TATAGTATGGgcttatataaataaacaaaatgtgTCAAACGAAAGTATTGTATAAACCTTTCACCATCTTTCACCACCCTCAAATATTAACCTTCCCAAATCTTCACCATTTGAACTTAAATTGGAGAATCACTATCTCAAAGACCTATTATGTTTCTTAATCACACATCTGAGTGTTTACATGGCATCTACCTATAAAACAAAGCTGAATCCAAAACATGCCACCTTAATTCCAAATCAATAATAAGTACCAAACTAAGCACATGAATCTAAGCATAAGAAGAATTTATTCAAACTAATCATAATCATGATTGATGAATaacaaccaaaacaaaataaaataaatgtaccAATATCAAACATGTAGATTACTGTAactttaattaaaacaaaagaatgatTTTTATGATTTCAGAATTCTattcattatttatttgtttacaatATCGCTCTCCATAtacaatgtttttaaaatatttcataaaattaatataattttatataaaaatagtttaatcaTAATTTCCCGTCCGTAGGGCGGGCTAACCCTAGTTTTAAATATTGCAGAGTTTgtaagtgaattttttttatttcaggcTGTAATCTTCATTTCTTAAGTCAGAGAGAGTAAAAAAATCTTGTTTACTGAATTATAAAGTTGAAGACATTGGTAAATAAGTAAAGACACGTCAAAGCTTCctttattatttaatttcataGTAATTCTTACACCAGTAATAAATAGTTTACAGCAAATCATAGAGACAACAAAAGtttgaaataagaaaacatGTGGAAATAGACAATTGAAATGAAACGACTGCTAAGTGGGATTGACGGTTAGATTGCCTTGCGAGAATCACTCACGAGGACGTTTGCGTTTGTTCTCGTTGGCTACATAACCTGTCAGACTTGCTTCAACAACTCCCAGTGAAATCTTGGCGCATCACCCATGGTTGCTGGCAGATTCTGCTGCTTGTCCAGATTCCATATCCACGACTGGAGGTGGGTTGCTGTTGTCACTCTAAGAAACAATAGGACATgcgttttaatttatatcagcAATTTGAAAAACTGTTAATGCATAGATTATCCTACCTCTGCTTGAGTGCCAAATAAGAGGTCTTCATTGATTGCTGAGATGGCGAACGTATGGTGATCTGGAGTGAAATTGTAGAGAGTCACACGTTGATGAAAAGCATATTCATTGCCAGCTAGCTCCTCAAGACATTTTGGTAACTCCATTTCCTCACCGCTACTCATCTGAATTAGGTTGGGGGGGTTTTGGGACTTTAGAATAAGAGAAACAATTATATACAATGATCTGAATTATGCAAGGAAAGTGTACCTCCTCAAGACCCAGACTTGCAGCCTCTTTTATCGGCTCTCTGTCGAAGACTACAAAAATGGCACTA
This genomic stretch from Raphanus sativus cultivar WK10039 chromosome 3, ASM80110v3, whole genome shotgun sequence harbors:
- the LOC108846531 gene encoding uncharacterized protein LOC108846531; its protein translation is MTVVYLSLWEDDASMFSGLLTSGERTQSVMVDTTVTQKYVKDYISANNSRLPDLGSEDSAIFVVFDREPIKEAASLGLEEMSSGEEMELPKCLEELAGNEYAFHQRVTLYNFTPDHHTFAISAINEDLLFGTQAESDNSNPPPVVDMESGQAAESASNHG